The following are encoded together in the Candidatus Tectomicrobia bacterium genome:
- a CDS encoding GntR family transcriptional regulator: MERALGEVPVYKTKKDMAYERLRAEIVTGALHPGERLILREVAARLGTSLLPVREAIQRLEGEGFVISSPHVGARIVFPDLDRITETLTIRACLESLALRLSAPLTTEPDFAALDRILRDTESACARGETAEINRLNRMFHLRLFDPCPLPRLKKMILDLWDESSMSSNLLYFFDPARAGQNLMEHRQLVERLRAGEIDRAERILVIQRENAERSLRGQFKPETWSGQDWARLFPVNEDEAAAEPDAAGMRREAAPGLQ, translated from the coding sequence ATGGAACGAGCGCTGGGCGAGGTGCCTGTCTACAAGACGAAGAAGGACATGGCCTATGAGCGGCTGCGCGCGGAGATCGTCACCGGCGCCCTCCATCCCGGCGAGCGCCTGATCCTGCGCGAGGTGGCCGCCCGGCTGGGGACGAGCCTCCTTCCGGTGCGGGAGGCCATCCAGCGCCTGGAGGGGGAGGGGTTCGTCATCTCGTCCCCGCACGTGGGGGCGCGCATCGTGTTCCCGGACCTCGACCGGATCACCGAAACCCTCACCATCCGGGCCTGCCTCGAATCGCTGGCCCTGCGCCTCTCGGCTCCCCTGACGACGGAGCCGGACTTCGCGGCGCTCGATCGCATCCTCCGGGACACGGAATCGGCCTGCGCGCGCGGCGAGACGGCGGAGATCAACCGCCTGAACCGGATGTTCCACCTCCGCCTCTTCGATCCCTGCCCCCTGCCCCGCCTGAAGAAGATGATCCTCGACCTCTGGGACGAGTCCTCGATGAGCAGCAACCTGCTCTACTTCTTCGATCCCGCGCGGGCCGGGCAGAACCTCATGGAGCACCGCCAGCTCGTGGAGCGCCTGCGGGCGGGCGAAATCGACCGGGCGGAGCGGATACTCGTCATCCAGCGGGAGAACGCGGAGCGCTCGCTCCGGGGGCAGTTCAAGCCCGAGACGTGGAGCGGCCAGGATTGGGCCAGGCTTTTCCCCGTCAACGAGGACGAAGCGGCGGCCGAGCCGGATGCCGCGGGCATGCGGCGGGAGGCGGCGCCAGGACTTCAATAG
- a CDS encoding thiamine pyrophosphate-requiring protein: MEKKKVAVETTAEAYLTLLAERGVDYFFGNGGTDFPSIIEALAKLRAEKRPSPIPILAPHEMTAVSMAHGYAMVTGRPQLVMVHVSVGTANSVLGIINANRLHVPMLFTAGRTPITESGLRGSRNVYIHWAQEAYDQAAMVREFVKWDYELRNFEQLETVVDRALGIASSHPQGPVYLTLPREVLAQPQKEFSFWAKPRTTRPPRLGPEPEAIAQAAEMIAGARHPILHVGAMGHDPCSVKELVALAELGAFPVVEDRFREFVNFPSNHPLHQGYSLWEHFKEADVILTIESSVPWIPSQVQPRPETRFIQLGVDPNFSGYPIRGFPADLSIQSEPAAALAALREALRPKLAGREKALAQRREALEKSHKAMRAGWKEEAEKASGKKPIDYTWLSRCIADVLGEDDILVNEYDMVGTQLTRTKPGTYFDHPPAAGLGWGMGAALGAKLAAKDRTVIATVGDGSYIFSNPAACHWAANAHKLPFLAVVFNNRTWGSVKRNARALHPDGWAAGQNDFAFTSLEPSPDFEKICQANGGYGEKVEDPGHIPSALQRALKAVREEGRQALLNVICEKP, from the coding sequence GTGGAAAAGAAGAAAGTCGCCGTGGAGACCACGGCCGAAGCCTATCTGACCCTTCTGGCCGAGCGCGGCGTGGACTACTTCTTCGGCAACGGCGGGACGGACTTCCCCTCCATCATCGAGGCGCTGGCCAAGCTGCGGGCCGAGAAGCGCCCCTCGCCGATTCCCATCCTGGCCCCGCACGAGATGACGGCGGTCAGCATGGCGCACGGCTACGCCATGGTGACGGGCCGGCCCCAGCTCGTGATGGTCCACGTCTCGGTCGGCACGGCGAACTCCGTCCTGGGCATCATCAACGCCAACCGGCTCCACGTCCCCATGCTGTTCACGGCGGGCCGCACCCCGATCACCGAGAGCGGCCTGCGCGGGAGCCGCAACGTCTACATTCATTGGGCGCAGGAGGCCTACGACCAGGCGGCCATGGTGCGGGAATTCGTGAAGTGGGACTACGAGCTGCGCAACTTCGAGCAGCTCGAGACGGTGGTGGACCGCGCCCTGGGCATCGCCTCCTCCCATCCCCAGGGGCCGGTGTACCTGACTCTCCCGCGCGAGGTGCTCGCCCAGCCGCAGAAGGAGTTCTCCTTCTGGGCCAAGCCGCGAACCACGCGGCCGCCCCGCCTCGGCCCCGAGCCCGAGGCCATCGCCCAGGCGGCGGAGATGATCGCGGGGGCGCGCCATCCCATCCTCCACGTGGGGGCCATGGGCCACGACCCCTGTTCGGTCAAGGAGCTCGTGGCGCTGGCCGAGCTGGGCGCCTTCCCGGTGGTCGAGGATCGCTTCCGCGAGTTCGTGAACTTCCCCTCGAACCATCCCCTCCACCAGGGCTATTCGCTGTGGGAGCATTTCAAGGAGGCGGACGTCATCCTCACCATCGAGTCGAGCGTCCCCTGGATTCCCTCCCAGGTGCAGCCCCGGCCCGAGACGAGGTTCATCCAGCTCGGCGTGGACCCCAACTTCTCCGGCTATCCCATCCGGGGCTTCCCGGCCGACCTCTCCATCCAGTCCGAGCCGGCCGCGGCCCTGGCCGCCCTGCGCGAGGCCCTGAGGCCCAAGCTGGCGGGCCGGGAGAAGGCCCTTGCCCAGCGGCGCGAGGCCCTCGAGAAGTCCCACAAGGCGATGCGCGCGGGGTGGAAGGAGGAGGCCGAAAAGGCCTCGGGCAAGAAGCCCATCGACTACACGTGGCTCTCCCGGTGCATCGCGGACGTGCTGGGCGAGGACGACATCCTGGTGAACGAGTACGACATGGTCGGCACCCAGCTCACCCGCACCAAGCCCGGCACCTACTTCGATCACCCGCCCGCGGCCGGGCTGGGCTGGGGGATGGGGGCGGCGCTCGGCGCCAAGCTCGCGGCCAAGGACCGCACGGTCATCGCGACCGTGGGCGACGGCTCCTACATCTTCAGCAACCCGGCCGCCTGCCACTGGGCCGCGAACGCCCACAAGCTCCCCTTCCTGGCCGTCGTGTTCAACAACCGCACCTGGGGCTCGGTGAAGCGCAACGCCCGCGCCCTGCACCCGGACGGCTGGGCCGCGGGGCAGAACGATTTCGCGTTCACCTCGCTCGAGCCCTCGCCGGACTTCGAGAAGATCTGCCAGGCGAACGGGGGCTACGGCGAGAAGGTCGAGGACCCGGGCCATATCCCCTCCGCCCTCCAGCGGGCCCTCAAGGCCGTGCGGGAGGAGGGCCGCCAGGCCCTCCTGAACGTGATCTGCGAGAAGCCCTGA
- a CDS encoding PhnD/SsuA/transferrin family substrate-binding protein translates to MKGRAVASLIILGFILAVLSPAAPLREAQAAPVKIRMAHGIPPAHLTPLLFQKKEILRNYGKTYEVQLIYVANTSAQIPMLAAKELDIAWTAYSSFAAAVANAKLDLKLILDILSYGEPGHFTSYWSVMKDSPIKTIKDVKGKRIAVPAFGTALDVAARIALKKAGLEANKDYTPVEVNFPNMFAMLSQGKVDIAAITTPFIYDPKISSKVRKVFGADEAMGKIQALMHAVRGDFLAKNRAAVQDMAEDYVRAWRWFLDPANRDEALNIASKFTKRPPAAYHWALTKDKDSYRDPYAQVDIKVLQGNLDVMHQMGYLKERLDISKFADPSIAAEARRRVMAGKN, encoded by the coding sequence ATGAAAGGCCGCGCCGTAGCGAGCCTCATCATCCTCGGCTTCATCCTCGCCGTCCTGTCCCCGGCGGCCCCGCTTCGGGAGGCTCAGGCCGCGCCGGTCAAGATCCGGATGGCCCACGGCATCCCGCCCGCCCACCTGACCCCGCTCCTCTTCCAGAAGAAGGAGATCCTGAGGAACTACGGGAAGACCTACGAGGTGCAGCTCATCTACGTGGCCAACACCTCGGCGCAGATCCCGATGCTGGCCGCGAAGGAGCTCGACATCGCCTGGACCGCCTACTCCAGCTTCGCGGCCGCCGTCGCGAACGCCAAGCTCGACCTCAAGCTCATCCTGGACATCCTCTCCTACGGCGAGCCTGGGCACTTCACTTCCTACTGGTCCGTGATGAAGGATTCCCCCATCAAGACCATCAAGGACGTCAAGGGGAAACGGATCGCCGTCCCCGCCTTCGGCACGGCGCTTGACGTCGCGGCCCGGATCGCGCTCAAGAAGGCCGGCCTGGAGGCGAACAAGGACTACACCCCCGTCGAGGTCAACTTCCCCAACATGTTCGCCATGCTGAGCCAGGGGAAGGTGGACATCGCGGCCATCACCACTCCCTTCATCTACGACCCCAAGATCTCCTCCAAGGTCCGGAAGGTCTTCGGCGCCGATGAGGCCATGGGGAAGATCCAGGCCCTGATGCACGCCGTCCGCGGCGACTTCCTGGCGAAGAACCGGGCCGCCGTCCAGGACATGGCCGAAGACTACGTCCGCGCTTGGCGCTGGTTCCTGGATCCGGCGAACCGCGACGAGGCGCTGAACATCGCCTCCAAGTTCACCAAGCGCCCCCCCGCGGCCTATCATTGGGCGCTGACGAAGGACAAGGACTCCTACCGCGACCCCTACGCCCAGGTCGACATCAAGGTCCTCCAGGGCAACCTCGACGTGATGCACCAGATGGGCTACCTCAAGGAGCGGCTCGACATCTCCAAGTTCGCCGACCCGTCCATCGCCGCGGAAGCCCGCCGGCGCGTCATGGCCGGCAAGAACTGA